The region TGGCTGGTGCCGCTCTCGGAGCCGAACCCCGACGGGTTGGTTGATGTGAGCGCCGCCGAGTAAATGCTTTCGCCCGGCGCGGCAATGTCCGGTTTCAGGGTTTGCAGCAGCGACGGCCCGCGCGAGCTGAAGTCCGAAACGACGTCGGCTGCAATCAACGGCGTCAGGTTGAGACTGGCATCCGCATGGGCGCGGGCGAAATCGCGCAACGCCAGCCCTGCGGTACGCGACACAAACACGGAAGGGATGCTGGTGCCACCGACTGCCATGTGAATCAAATTATCGCCGCCATCCGTGCCTTCGCTGATGTCTTTGTTGTAAACGATGGCCGCTACGGCGCCCGCCGCGCTGGCGTTGTTCACCTTCTCAGTGAACGCGCAAACGCCGCGCTCCATCAACGCGACTTTGCCCGCGAGCGATCCCGCCGTCAACGCCGAGCAGCCGCGATCATTGCTGACCTCGACAAAAGGCAGCGCCGTCAGCGCCGCGTTGAACCGCGTCGTTGATCCATCACCGACGACGCTTTCGATGTTGATCAGGCGGGACGCGACCGGCGACGGCCCGGCTACGGTCGCCATCGCCGTGATCGCATGAGCGTTGGAAGTCGAGGCGACTGTGATGGCCGATGGCGCAATGGCCGGCGAGGCGATAGTCATCTCGTCATCAACGCCGCCTTCGCCCGAATTGCCGGCGGCCACGGCAACCACCATGCCGCTGGCGACCGCCGATTCGACGGCGCGCGCCAGAAAATCGAGCTGCGCCGTGGCGTCAGCCCCTAAGCTCATGTTGGCCACGTCGAAGCCGTCACGCACGGCTTCATCGAGCCCCGCCGCGATCAGGTCGGTCGAGCCGCTGCCGCTCTTACCTAGCACGCGATAGTTGCCCAGGTAAGCGCGCGGCGCGACCCCGCAGAGCGGGCCGACCGGCGACATCGTGTCCAGATTACCGGCGGCGATGCCGGCGACGTTCGAGCCGTGCCCGTTCTCGTCCAGCGCCGAGGGGTCGTTACCGGAACCGCTGACGAACGACTTGGCGACGATCACTTTGTTGTTCGTAAGCCTCTGGCTGCCATTGTTGGAGCGCGGAAAGCCTTCAGGGGCGCTGTAGCCCGTGTCATTGAATAGCGGATTTGTTACATCGATGCCGGTATCGATAATGGCGATCTTCATGCCGGCGCCGGCATTGCCCGAGCCGCCGAGCCGTTCCCACATCGCCGGCGCGTTCGTCAGCGGCACGCTGGTGTCGAGCAGCGTGTGACATTCGCGCACCAGCTCGACGCGCTTGACGCCGGGGAGCGATGCAAGCATAGCGATCTCGGTGCCGCGCGCTTCGACGGAAACGGCGTTGGCCACGGCTCGCAACTCGGCCCGCACACGCAGCGCCGGCGCAATCAGACGGGCACGCGCTTTAAAGTTCTCCTGCTCGCCGCGCATCTCGCCGTCGAGCGCGGCGGCTTCGGGCGAGTCTAAATCAACGCGCCGACGGCGCTGCATCATAGAAATCTGCTGATGTTGGCGCTCGATGAGCGGCAGCCCATCAAGCTCGATGATGGCTTGCACTGCGCCCGGTGATTTCAGCGCCTGTTGAATCGGCGACTCGTCTGTGCGCGGCGCCAATTGCGCCGGGCGGCCCTGCGCCGGGCCGATCAGCGCCTCGACCACGAGCATCGCCGCGATGCCTACTCTGAGCCATGAAAATCGTTTTGTCATATTACCACCACTATCGGCAGCGACACGGACGCTGCCTGCTTAACCGGCAATGAATCTTCGGGAGATGATTGATTGCGAACTGATTGAGACCACGCCAGCGCCACGCCGTTGCCGGGCGGCGCTGACAATAAAGCGAATTCCCACTGATTTAGAGAGCCGCGCCGCGCTTAAAGCCGGATGATTTTGCTCTCAGCCTCCGGCATATTCAATTTGCGCGTCGCGTTGCGCGAATCGATGACTAGCGGGGCCAGCCGCACGACGCGCGCGTAATCTATCGATGTATGATCCGTAACGATCACCGCGCAATCACAACTGCGCAGCGCCGCGTCGGTCAGCTCGACGCTTTCGAGCGTCCCCTTGCCGTCAAGGTTCATCTCTTGGATGTGCGGATCGTGATAGCTGACCTGCGCGCCTTTGTGCAGCAGTTGGTCAACGATGCCGAGGGCCGGCGATTCGCGCACGTCGTTGATGTCGCGCTTGTAGGCGACGCCGAGCACCAGGACTTTCGATCCCTTCAGCGGCTTGCGGTGATCGTTCAAGCCGTCCTGCACCAGTTGAACGACATGCTGCGGCATGTGCGAGTTGACCTCTTCGGCCAGACTGATGAAGCGCGCCTCAAACCCATGCAGCCGCGCCTTCCACGATAGGTAATGCGGGTCCAATGGAATGCAATGTCCCCCGATGCCGGGGCCCGGGTAGAAGGCCATGAAGCCGAACGGCTTGGTCGCCGCCGCCTGAATGACTTCCCACGAATCGATGTTCAGGTGATAGCAGAGCTGCGCGATTTCGTTGACCAGGCCGATGTTCACCGAGCGGAAGGTGTTCTCCAGCAGCTTGGCGGCTTCGGCGACGCGCGCGCTGGTCACCGGGTGGACGCGCTCGACGATGGTTTGATAGAGCGCCGCCGCGACCGCTGTCGATTTGTGACTGACGCCGCCGACGACTTTCGGGATGTTGTGCGTCTGGTATTTCTCGTTGCCCGGATCAACGCGCTCCGGCGAAAAGCCGAGGAAGAAATCTTCATCGAGCTTCAGGCCGGTCTCTTCGAGCATCGGCAGCAACACTTCGTCGGTGGTGCCCGGATAGGTGGTTGATTCCAGCACGATCAGTTGCGGCGAATGCAGGTAGGTCTTGACCTGTTCGCTGGCGGCCAGGATATAAGAGATGTCCGGCTCTTTGGTCTTGCGCAGCGGCGTCGGCACGCAGATGACCACCGCATCACAATCGGCGAGCTTCGAGAAATCGGTCGTCGCCGCGAGCTTACCCTCAGCGACCAGCGCCGCGACCTCCGCGGTCGGCACGTCGGGGATGTGCGAATGGCCGGCGTTGATGTTGTCGGTGCGCGCCGCATCAACGTCAAAGCCGATGGCGCGCAGGCCGCCGCGCCCGAAGGCCGTCGCCAGCGGCAGTCCCACATATCCGAGACCGATCACGCCGACCGTGGCATGCCGCTCGCTGATTTTCTTTAACAGTTCCTCGCTCATTCGCTTGACCCTATTGCTATCCCTTTTGTCGTTGATTGGCCGAGGGCTACAATTATCAAACTATGACCCGCGGGCATCCGTCAACAAAAAAATGATAAGCGATGAGCGGCGAGTAATGCGTGAGAACCTACGGCAACAAACGCTGCCCTCACTCGCCACTCATCGCTCATCACTTTCAACTCATCACTCATCACTTCGCAGCGTCGCCAGCAGCTCGTCGCGCGTCACCGTCGCGGTGCCGACTTTGCCGACGACGACGCCGGCAGCGTGATTGGCTAAGATCGCCGCTTCGGCAAAGCTCGCGCCCGCCGCCAAAGCCAGCCCCAGCGTTGCGATCACGGTATCGCCGGCGCCGGTCACGTCATAGACTTCGCGCGCCACCGTCGCAATGCGCGTCACCTGGCCGTCATCCGTAAACAGCGCCATGCCTTCTTCGCCGCGTGTGATGAGCAGCGCCCGGCAGTCAATCGCGCCGAGCAAGCGGCGGCCCGCTTCGATCAGACTGGTTTCATCTTCGATGGCCAGACCGGCGGCTTCCGCGGCCTCTTGATGATTCGGCGTAATCACGGTCACCGGTTGATAGTTGGCAAAGCTGCGCGTCTTCGGGTCGAGACAGACAGGGATGGCGCGCGACCGCGCTGCCTCAAGTGTCGCCCGTAGCACGCCAGTCGTCAGCAAGCCTTTGCTGTAATCGGAAACCACCACAGCGTCGGCGGCGTCGAGCGCGGCGGTGAAGCGCTCGACGATGGCTTCTTCAATCGCCGTAGCGATGGGCGCGCGGCTTTCGCGGTCGGCGCGCACGACCTGCTGATTGTGAGCAATGATGCGCGTCTTGAGCGTCGTTGTGCGCGCCGGGTCAACGACGACGCCATCGCTTGCGATGCCGACTTCGTGCAGCGCCACGCGCAGGCGTTCGGCGTTGGCATCCGCGCCGGCGACGCCGACCGTCACCGGCTGTGCGCCGAGCGCGACGAGATTGGCGGCGACGTTGCCCGCGCCGCCAAGCGCCAGCGTCTGGCGTTCGACCTCGACGACGGGCACGGGCGCTTCCGGCGAGATGCGCCGCACGCGCCCCCAAATGAATTCATCGAGCATTAAATCGCCGAGCACGACGATGCGCCGGCCAGCAAATCTGGCCGTCAATTGTTCGGCGCGCTCTCTCTCCAATGTGGTCATAAGCTCAGGATGCCGAGGAGCCGGCCATTCTACCTAACTGGCTGCCAGAGCCAGTTTCAAGACATCGTCCGCCGCCGCGATGACTGCGCTCGGCGGCACTCGCTGAATCGCGAATGAGCCATCGGCATCCGGCGTATTCGTATCTTTTTGCCCCCGCGCCTCATCTGACAGGCCCCCAGCCCCCGGCCCCCGGCCCCCGGCTATCCGGTACGGCGAATCCGTCCACGGGTGCCAGACCTCAGGGTTCGACGAACCGAAGACGGCGACCAGCGGGCGGCCGAGCGCCGCCGCGATATGCATCGGGCCGCCATCGTTGCCGACGAAAGCACGCGACAGATTGATTAAGGCGACCAACTCTTTCAACGTCAAGCCGACAAGGGCCAGCGCGCCGGCCTGCGCGGCCACGGCTTTTGCCAGCGGCTCTTGCCCCGGCCCGCCGATGACGACGCTCGGCAGTTGCCAGCGGTCGCCGAGGTGCCGAACCACTTCGGCAAAACCGGCCGCGGGCCAGCGCTTCGATTCAAAAGCCGCCGCCGGCGCGATGACGGCGAAGCGGCCAATGTGGCGCAGGCTGTTAGCTTGTGCAAAGCCTCCGCTCAAGCTAACAGCTTGCGCCACACAGGCGGCCTCTAATTTTTCAAGCATGCTCTGTTCGGCAGCGCTCGACACCGCGAGGCTCAGTTGCGGTGGCTCGGCCGGCCACGGCACGCCCGACCAGTGCAGCAAGGCTAATTGCTGCTCGACACTGTGGACTTGCTTGCGCCCGAGAATCACATCCGGGTCCGGGGCGCGCAGGTCGAGCCAGCGCGAGTGTCTGTAGCCTGCATAACCGACCGACCGCCCCGCCGCGGCGAACCGCGCCAGCCCGGTTGCGGTCGTGCCGCCGTGCAGGTCAAAGGCGACGTCGTAGCGCGCGCGACGCAACTGCCCGATCAGCCGTGCGCGCCCGCTGATTGATTTTTCGGCGATGAGCAGGTGGTCAACCAGCGGGTGATCTTCGACGAGCGGCGCGGCCAGCGGCTCGCTGACGACGGTGATCTTGATCTCCGGGCGCATGGCTTTGAGCGCCGCCAGGCAAGGCGTCATCAACACCGTGTCGCCGATTGAGCGCAAACGAATGAGCAGGACTTTGCGCGCCGCCGACCAATCCGGCAACGGGATGGCCGCGTCGCGCTTCACGCTTCGGTCACTGCCTCATCGATGAGCATCACCGGGATGTCGTCTTTAATGGGGTAGACGCGGCGGCACTGCGGGCATCTCAAGCCGCTGCCGTCGGCCTTCAGTTCGACTTTCACCTTGCAGGCGGGACAAGCCAGAATCTCAAGCAAGCGCTCGCTTACGGCCACCTCGCACCTCCTTCAAATGGACGGTTCAGTCTATCACCGGCGTCCGTGAGCGTCAATTTTCGCGCCCGTAGCGCGCCGCCGCCTTTCGCTGTTAAACTCATAGAGGCATCCGCGCGTATGGCTCATGGGTTGATCCCCTGACAACTTGAATAAACGGTCGGTGCGCTTTGTGCCCTCGCATCGCTCAGCCATCACGCGCACACGGTTCGGGAGTTTCATGGTGAATAGACGTTTTGTATTCGCAATCATTCTCGCTCTCATCGTCGCCGTCTGCTCCGGGGCAACGGCGACGGCGCAGGACGATGTCGTCAAGCTCAAGGCCGATCTGGTGACGATTGACGCGACGGTGACCGACAAGGACGGTAACTTCATTCGCAATCTTAAAGCCGACGACTTCACGGTCTACGAAGACGGCGTGCCGCAGAAGCTCGACTTCTTTGAGGCCAGCGAACAGGCGGCGCTGACCCGCCCGCTCGCCGTCGTCGTCGCCATAGACACGTCGGGCAGCATCAAGCCCGAAGAGATTGCCCGCCAACGCCTGGCGACCGAAAACTTCATGCGACTGGTGCGGCCCGAATCGGTCTTTGCGGTCATCGCCTTCAACACAGAGACGCGCGTGCTGCAAGACTTCACCAGCGACGCCCGCAAGGTCAGCGCCGCCTTTCAGAAGATCGGCGAAGTCACCGGCTCGTCGCGCATCTTCGGCTCGATTGACAAAGCTGTGGGGATGCTCAAGCGCGCGCCGCGCTTCCGCGACGGGCGCCGTTTGCGGCGCGTCGTCATCGTCCTGACCGACGGCTACGACAACGTCTCGTCGCCCGAGCAGGGCGATTTGATCCGCCGCGCCAACGACGCCGAAGTGACGGTCTTCTCGATCACCCTGCCCTCATATATGCCCGGCGGCTCATCGGACAAACGCGTGATGACTCTGCTCGACGTGTCGCGCATCGTGCCGATGACCGGCGGCGCAGACTTCTCGGCGGATACCCGCGATTTCGCGCCGGTCTTCAAATCCATCGCCGAAGAGATACGCTCAGGCTACACGCTGGCTTATTACCCGCCCGAGTCGAGCCGCCGCGACGGGCGTCTGCATCAGGTGCGCGTCGAGTGCAAACGCGTGGGCGCCATCATCCGCGCCAGCCGCACCAGCTATCAATCGCCGGCGAAGTAAATCCTGGCTAAAGCGCGCCGCATCCGTTACCATTAAAGTTTGCATTACCGCGGGAATTCATCACAGAGAGCAGTAAGCGCGAATGAGTGAAAAGAAGAAAATTGGCATGGTGAGCCTGGGCTGCCCGAAGAACCTCGTCGACAGCGAGGTGATGATGGGCTTGCTGGCGCGGCAGGGCTACGAGCTGACCAGTGATTCGGCAGAAGCCGACGTGCTGGTGGTCAATACCTGCGGCTTCATCGATTCGGCGCGCCAGGAATCCGTAGACACGATTCTTGAAATGGCGCAGCTCAAGCAGACCGGCAAGGCGAAACAACTGGTGGTCGCCGGCTGCCTGGTCGAACGCTATCGCGACGACCTCAAGCGCGAGATTCCCGAAATCGACGCGCTGATCGGCGTCAATCAACTGACCGAGATTGAATCGGTCGTGGCGACGTCGCAGCCGCGCAGCCTGCCGATCTATAGCGACGGCGCCAGCGTGCCGGAGCTCTATCTCTATGACGAGACGACGCCGCGATTGCGCGCCACCGCGCCCTATACGGCGTACGTCAAGATCGCCGAAGGCTGTGACCACACCTGCGCCTTCTGCATCATCCCCAGGCTGCGCGGCGTCTTCCGCTCGCGCTCGCCCGAATCGATTCTGCACGAAGTCGAAGCGCTCACGGCACAGGGCGTCCGCGAGATCGTGTTGATCTCGCAAGACACCACCGCTTATGGCAGCGACTTGAATTTGAAAGACGGACTGGCGCGCTTGCTCGAAGCGATCAGCGACGTGCCGGGCGTCGAGTGGGTGCGCTTTCTTTACTGCTATCCGACGAATATCAGCGACGAGCTGCTGCGGGTGATGGCCGAGCGCGCGAACGTCTGCAAGTATTTCGACATCCCGTTGCAACACGCCAGCCGCCGGGTCTTGCAGCGTATGCGGCGCGGCGGCGCGCGTTCGGCTTACGAGCGCCTGATCGCCCGCATCCGCGAGCGCGTTCCCGGTGTCGCCGTGCGCACCACCTTTATCGTCGGCTTTCCCGGCGAGCGCGAGGAAGATTTTCGGGAGCTGGTCGAGTTCGTGCGCGCCGTCGAGTTCGACCGCGTCGGCGTGTTTACCTATTCCGACGAAGAGAACTCCGCCGGCATTGAGCTGGACGAAAAGGTTGACGCCAAAACCATGCGCCGACGCGAGCGCCTCTTGATGAAAGCGCAGGCACGCCTGTCGCGCCGCCGCAATCGCCGCATGGTCGGTCGGCAAGTGCGCGTCTTGCTCGAAGGCCGCTCGAAAGAGAGCGACCTGTTGCTTGAAGGGCGCATGGAAACCCAGGCGCCGGAGATTGACGGCGTCGTGTTGATCAACGACATCCCCGAAGGCCGCGAGGTGCGCCCCGGCGATTTCGTCACCGTCGAGATCACCGAAGCGCACGACTATGATCTGATCGGCCGCATTGTTTAACGACGTGCTGCGCGAAGCTCGGGTTGTGATAGAATCGCCCCACACAGAGGAAGAGCCATGTCAATTCCAAAAGAAAAATGGATGACCATAGATGACCTCTTGTTGATGCCGGATGATGGCAACCGCTACGAGGTCATCGAAGGAGAGCTTTTCGTGACACGCGCCCCGAATTTTGACCACCAGGCTGTCATCTCCAATCTGAATACACTGATTGGCATCTATTTGCGAGAGAATCCCATCGGCTCGGTTGTTCCCGGCCCCGGCGTGATCTTCAGCAAATTCAGCGGCGTCATTCCCGACCTGCTTTTCTTGACGCACAAGACGCGAAAGAAAATCCTCTCGGCAGGCAAGCTCAAGGGCGCGCCGGAACTGGCGATTGAAGTCGTTTCGCCCGGCGCTTCGAGTCACCGCCGTGACCGCGTCGCCAAGCGTCATCTATTCGCCAAGTATGGCGTTCAAGAGTATTGGATTGTTGATTACAAAACCTGCACGGTCGAAGTCTACGCCCTGGAGCAGAAGGTTCTGCAACTGGTTTCCAAACTCAGCGAACAGGATGTGCTCACCTCAAGCGTGCTGCCGGGGTTCACCTGCAAGGTCGCCGACATCTTCGCCGATTTAGATTGATCGCTCTCCTCTCTTCAAGCAAGCTGATGCGCCGACCCGCTCCTACAAAACCTCAAGAGATGCCCCCGCTCAGTCGCCTGGGCTACTATGTCGCCACGGGATTTGGCGCGGGCCATGCGCCGATTGCGCCCGGCACGTTCGGCGCGGCGGAAGGCGTCGTCCTCTTCTTCATGGTCAACGCCCTGGTCAATCAACGATTGATGCTGACGCCGCTCGCGTCGCTACTCGTCTTTGCCATCATCAACGTCGCGCTCTACGCCGTTGGCGTATGGGCCTCGGATCAGGCCATCGCCGCGACCGGCTTGAAAGACCCACGCCTCGCGGTGATTGACGAAGTGAGCGGCCAGCTCATCGCCATGACGCCGCTGATCGTCTACCCGTCGCTTGCCGGCGTTCTGGTATCGTTCCTGCTCTTTCGCGCCTTCGACATCTTCAAGCCATATCCGATTCGCAAGCTCGAACGATTGCCCGGTGGCTTCGGCATCATGAGCGATGACGCGCTTGCGGGCGTCTATGCCGCCGTGCTGACATGGCTGGCGCACAACTTCAGTTGGATTTAGCGCCGAGCGTGGTATGCGAAAAGACCTTCCGGCTCATGAGCTGCCGCCAGCCGAGATGCGACAGATCATCGCGCGTGCTGACCCGCGGGGCTCGCCGCGCGTCGAGGTCATCAAGCGAGCCGACGGCAGCGGCCCGCGTATTGGCGTCTTCGCCGCGTCGTTCAATCCCGTCACCATCGCTCACCTCGAGCTGATGCGGCGGGCGCGCGATGCCTTCTCACTCGATGAAGTGCTGGCGCTCGCGGGCCGCGCCAATGCCGATAAGCGCGGTTATGAATGCGCCCTCGAAGACCGCTTGCGGATGCTCTTGCTCGCCGTAAGCCGGGACGCGCAGCTTGCGGTCGGCATCGCCTCGCACGCTTTCTATGTTGATCTGCTTGAGGCGCTCACGTCGCTCTACCCGCAAAGCGATTTGCACTTCGTCGTCGGCTTCGATACATTCGAGCGCGTGTTAGACCGGAACGACGCTTACACCGCGAAATACCATCTTCGCTTCAACGACCGGCGTGCGGCGCTCGACACGCTTTTCTCGCACTGCCGATTCATCGTCGCCGGGCGCAGTGGCGCGGGCCGCGACGAAGTGCGCGCCCTGCTCGCCGATGAGACGGCGGCGATTCGCGAGCGCGTCTCATATCTCGATTTCCCAACCGACCTCGGCGAGCGCTCGGCCTCAGAGGTGCGCGACCGCTTGCGCGCCGGCCTGCCGATCACCGGATTGGTGCCGGCAACGGTCGAAACTTACATCGCTCGACGCGGCCTGTACTCGTAAACAGAATAAGGTTCATCGCAGATGCTCAAAGCAGAAATCATCGCCATCGGCTCGGAGTTGTTGACGCCGTTGCGCACGGACACGAATTCGCTGTGGCTCACCGAGCGGCTCAACTCTATCGGCATCAGCGTTCATCAGAAGACGATTGTCGGCGATGAAGAGGGCCGGCTCGAAGAAGCCATGCGCGACGCCCTGCGGCGCTCTGACGTCATCATTTCGACCGGCGGTCTCGGGCCGACCGAAGACGACATCACGCGCAAAATCTTTGCGCGCGTCACGGGCCGGCAACTGCGGCTCAATTACGAAATCCTTGAGCGCATTCGCGAGCGTCTGACCAGTCGCGGCTATCAGATGACGCCGAATAACGAGCGCCAGGCGCTGGTGCCGAGCGGCGCGACGCCATTGCCGAACCCCAACGGCACGGCTCCCGGCCTGCGCCTCGATCAAGAGGGCAAGCTCGTCGTGCTGCTGCCCGGCCCGCCGCGCGAAAACCAGCCGATGTTTGACACCTATGTGATGCCCGAGCTGGAACAGCGCTCGCGCGGCCTGCGCCTCAGCAAGCGGGTGTTAAAAGTCACAGGCATGGGCGAATCGCAGCTCGATGATAAGATCGCGCCGATCTATCAGCCGTACACCAACCCGACGACGACGATCCTGTTCACCGATGCTGAAGTCGAATTGCATCTGACGGCCACCGCCGAGAGCGCGGCGCGCGCCGAGGCGCTCGTCGAAGAGCTGGCCGATAAGCTCGAAGAAGCCATCGGCGACAACTGTTATTCGACGCGCGGCGAGCAGCTCGAAGAGGTGATCGGCCTGCGCTTGCGGCTGAAACAGATGACGCTTTCGACCGCCGAAAGCTGCACCGGCGGGCTGGTCGCCGAGCGCCTCACGCGGGTGCCGGGGGCGAGCGATTATTTTGCCGGAAGTATTGTGAGCTACACCAACGACGTGAAGATGAAACTGCTGGGAGTTCCGGCGGAGATGCTCGAACGGCACGGCGCCGTGAGCGGCGAGGTCGCCGAAGCGATGGCGCGCGGCGTCAAAGAGCGCACCGGCGCGACCATCGGCTTGAGCGTCACCGGCGTCGCCGGCCCCGGTGGCGGCACGCAAGCCGTGCCGGTCGGCACGGTCTATGTCGGGCTTGCCGATGATGTGACTTCGACAAATCGCCGTTTGAATTTGCTTGGCGACCGCCACTTGATTCGCTGGCGTGCCTCGACCGTCGCGCTCGAAATGGTGCGGCGGCGTTATCTCATCTAATCGAATATGCCGCAGGCTTCTCTCGATCAACTGCTCGACCAACTCGATGAAGCGAAGCGCGACTTTGGCGCGGCGGGCGGACGTGTGGCCATGCTGCTTGCTGAAATTGGTAAGCGCGAGCTTGAAGACGCTGAGGCGCTCGTCCGCTTTCACGAAGCCCTGCTTTTCATCCGCGCCTACCCGCAAGATCGCGACGCGCTGGTCGCCGCGGATCGCTTGCTCGATAGCTTCGGCCAGCGGGTTGCGGCGTTGCTCAAGGCGGGTGCCGATCCTGTGTCGTTCGATTACATCGAATACTCCGGCATCGCCGGAACGACGCTGCACGGCCACTACAGCTATGGCTTCGCGCGCTGGCTGGTGGCGTATCACACGGATGATGTCGAGATTGATTGGGCGCGCTACGAGACGCCGGAGCGATTGGCGCTGGTCTTGCCGCGTCTCGTGCCGTTGATGTACGAAGACACACTGGTCGAAGCCAACATCCCTTACCGCGACTGGATTCAAGCGGCAAAGCCCGCGGGCCTAAGCGACCTCGCATGGCTGGTGGCGCAGTTCGAGCAGTCGGATCTTTCAGAGCGCGAAAAGAGCGCCGCTTACGACACGCTCGAACTCTGGATACACTGGCGGATGGATGATTCAGCCGCCTCGCGCACCCAAAACCGCCACATGCCGGAACGAGTCTTCTACCACACAGAGCCGTTGATTCGCCGCAACGAGGTATCGCTCGAAGCCGTTATTCGCGCCCCGCTCAAGCTCGCAAAACTGTCGCGCCGCGACGGCCAGCAGGTCGTCAATCACTGCCGCGAGACGACGGGCGCGCGTTACCGCGAGCTTTATGGCATCGCCTATGGCGACCCGGCGAGCGTCGTGAAAGCTGAAGTCGGGCGCGGCCTTGAACTCTTCCTCTGGGGCTTGTCAACCGAGCGCCGCTTGCCGTTGCGCGGCTATCACGCCGGCTTCGCGCTCAAGAATGGCGTGCCGAACAATTACATCGAAGGCATCACCATCTGCGAGCGCATGGAGCTAGGCTTCAATCTGTTTTACACCTATCGCGAAGGCGAATCCGCCTGGGTCTATGCGCAGGTGTTACGAATGCTACACGGGCTGACCGGCGCGACCTGCTTCTCGATAGACCCGTATCAGATCGGCCATCACAACGACGAGGCGCTGGAATCGGGCGCGTTCTGGTTTTACCGCAAGCTCGGCTTCCGCCCGACGCGGCCCGACCTGATGAAGCTCGCGGCCAGGGAAGAGCAGCGTATCCGCGAGCGCCGCGATTACCGGACATCGCTGCGGACACTCAAGCGGCTCGCCGAAGCGCCGGTGATTTACGAGTTGCCCGGCACGAGCCGCGGCGATTGGGATAACTTCAGAGTGCGTAAGCTCGGACTGCGTGTGGCAGAGCGCACGGCGAGCCGGTTCGCCGGTGACGCGACGCGAATGCGCGCCACGGCGATCAAGCAAGTGGCGCGGGCGCTCGGCGTCAAAGTGGATGAGCTGAAGAAAGCAGAGCGCCAGGCGTTCGCCGACTTTGCGGCGGTGCTGGCGCTGATTGACGATCTCTCGCGCTGGACGGTTGAAGAAAAGCAGATGCTCGTTCAGATCATTGACGCCAAAGCCGCGAGCGACGACGCGCGCTATGCGCGACGGCTGCAAAATCATGCGCGGCTGCGTGCCGCGCTCATCGCGCTGGGCTCCTGAACTCAATACTCCAGCTTGCCATCAAACATCAGCTCTTTAACTTTGAATCGCGTATTGAGCGTGAACCCATTTGCCGCCACCTCATTGCTCATGTCGGTGTTCAGCTTTGGATTCGGCCGAGTATTGCCTGCCAGGGTGTCGCTGTTGGAAATCGTGCTGTTGAGCTTTGAGCCGGTGCCCAGCTCGGCATGAAACAACAGCTCGCCGCTATCGGGCGCGAGCAGCGGCTTGCCGCCCACGACGCGCGGGAAGACGAAGCGCGCCC is a window of Blastocatellia bacterium DNA encoding:
- the rimO gene encoding 30S ribosomal protein S12 methylthiotransferase RimO, producing the protein MSEKKKIGMVSLGCPKNLVDSEVMMGLLARQGYELTSDSAEADVLVVNTCGFIDSARQESVDTILEMAQLKQTGKAKQLVVAGCLVERYRDDLKREIPEIDALIGVNQLTEIESVVATSQPRSLPIYSDGASVPELYLYDETTPRLRATAPYTAYVKIAEGCDHTCAFCIIPRLRGVFRSRSPESILHEVEALTAQGVREIVLISQDTTAYGSDLNLKDGLARLLEAISDVPGVEWVRFLYCYPTNISDELLRVMAERANVCKYFDIPLQHASRRVLQRMRRGGARSAYERLIARIRERVPGVAVRTTFIVGFPGEREEDFRELVEFVRAVEFDRVGVFTYSDEENSAGIELDEKVDAKTMRRRERLLMKAQARLSRRRNRRMVGRQVRVLLEGRSKESDLLLEGRMETQAPEIDGVVLINDIPEGREVRPGDFVTVEITEAHDYDLIGRIV
- a CDS encoding Uma2 family endonuclease, which produces MSIPKEKWMTIDDLLLMPDDGNRYEVIEGELFVTRAPNFDHQAVISNLNTLIGIYLRENPIGSVVPGPGVIFSKFSGVIPDLLFLTHKTRKKILSAGKLKGAPELAIEVVSPGASSHRRDRVAKRHLFAKYGVQEYWIVDYKTCTVEVYALEQKVLQLVSKLSEQDVLTSSVLPGFTCKVADIFADLD
- a CDS encoding phosphatidylglycerophosphatase A, producing MPPLSRLGYYVATGFGAGHAPIAPGTFGAAEGVVLFFMVNALVNQRLMLTPLASLLVFAIINVALYAVGVWASDQAIAATGLKDPRLAVIDEVSGQLIAMTPLIVYPSLAGVLVSFLLFRAFDIFKPYPIRKLERLPGGFGIMSDDALAGVYAAVLTWLAHNFSWI
- a CDS encoding nicotinate-nicotinamide nucleotide adenylyltransferase gives rise to the protein MRKDLPAHELPPAEMRQIIARADPRGSPRVEVIKRADGSGPRIGVFAASFNPVTIAHLELMRRARDAFSLDEVLALAGRANADKRGYECALEDRLRMLLLAVSRDAQLAVGIASHAFYVDLLEALTSLYPQSDLHFVVGFDTFERVLDRNDAYTAKYHLRFNDRRAALDTLFSHCRFIVAGRSGAGRDEVRALLADETAAIRERVSYLDFPTDLGERSASEVRDRLRAGLPITGLVPATVETYIARRGLYS
- a CDS encoding competence/damage-inducible protein A, with translation MLKAEIIAIGSELLTPLRTDTNSLWLTERLNSIGISVHQKTIVGDEEGRLEEAMRDALRRSDVIISTGGLGPTEDDITRKIFARVTGRQLRLNYEILERIRERLTSRGYQMTPNNERQALVPSGATPLPNPNGTAPGLRLDQEGKLVVLLPGPPRENQPMFDTYVMPELEQRSRGLRLSKRVLKVTGMGESQLDDKIAPIYQPYTNPTTTILFTDAEVELHLTATAESAARAEALVEELADKLEEAIGDNCYSTRGEQLEEVIGLRLRLKQMTLSTAESCTGGLVAERLTRVPGASDYFAGSIVSYTNDVKMKLLGVPAEMLERHGAVSGEVAEAMARGVKERTGATIGLSVTGVAGPGGGTQAVPVGTVYVGLADDVTSTNRRLNLLGDRHLIRWRASTVALEMVRRRYLI